The genomic DNA GGTCCATGCGCCGCCGCCGGCGCCCGGTCCGAACCACTCGAGCGGCATGGTGGACATCCTGTACCCCGAACTGCAACACGTGCTGGCGGCATTGGCGCGCCCGGACGATCCCTGCGCCTGGGACCATGCGCTGCTGGGCGTGCTGCTGGCGCTGCACCGGGCCGGCGACGACCAGTTCCGCCTGGCGCATGACCTGTCGGTGGCGGCCCGCGTGCGCCTGCTGGTGGCGGCCGCGCCGGCCCGGCCGTGGACCTCGGCGGACGTCGAGGCGCAGCTGCACATGAGCGGCGCCACCCTGCGGCGCCGGCTGGCGGAAGAGCAGACGTCGCTGCGCGTGGTCGTGCGCGACGCCCGCTTGCACCATGGCCTGGCGCTGCTGCAGACCACGCAACGGCCGTTGAAGGCCGTGGCCGCCGCCTGCGGCTACGAATCGGTGCCCAGTTTCGCGCGCCAGTTCAGCGCGCGCTTCGGTGTACCGCCCGCCGTCATCTCTCCCTCGGCGCGCTGAGTGAGCGCTCATCTTGAGCGCTCATTTTGAGCGATTCAGTATGCCGATTGAGCGCATCGCGCACGCTGGCGGCGGCATCCTGATGCCTTCATCACCACCATGGAGGACATCATCATGAAACCATCGTTCTGGTATGGCGCCATCGCCGCGCTGCTGGCGCTGCCGGCCAGCGCCTTCGACCTGCACAGCCGCGACGTGCGCGACGGCGGCACGCTGACCACGCAGCAGGTGTATCAGGGGTTCGGTTGCGAGGGCGGCAACCGCGCGCCGCAACTGACATGGGCGAAGGCCCCGGTGGGCACGAAGAGTTTTGCCGTCACCGTCTACGATCCGGACGCGCCAACGGGCAGCGGCTGGTGGCACTGGGTGGCGTACGACATTCCCGCGACCGTGACGACAATCGACGGCGGCGCCGTGCCGGCCGGCGCGCGCCAGGGCCGCAACGATTACGGGACGAAGGCATTCGGCGGCGCCTGCCCGCCGCTGGGCGACAAGCCGCACCGCTACATTTTCACGGTGCATGCGCTGAAGGTCGACAAGCTGGAGGTGCCGGAAGAAGCGTCGGCCGCGCTGATCGGCTACATGATCAATGCCAACCGGCTGGGCAAGGCGACGTTGACGGCCAAGTATGGCAGGTGATCGCTTGAGGTAGCGGGCCGGCACCCCGGGGGCGGCCGTTAACGTGTCCTGGACGGCCGCAGCAGGGGTGATTCTTCCAGCCGCCGCTTGTAGTCAGGCTTGCCCGGCGGGCACATGCCGCCTTGGCATGGGCCACCCTTATACCCCGGCGCCCTGCGAAAGTTGCAGTCTTCCTTCTTCAAATGGTTGCAGGGGTCTTCGCCCCGCTTTTCTTGCCTATCGGGGGGACGCTCGGGCTGGACTTCGGCCGGATCTGGCTTGGCCACCGGCCTGGCGTCGGGCTTATCCTGCGCCGTGACCGGCCCAGCCTGCGAACCGAGCGCCAGCGAAAATAATAGGCTTGTCGCGACCTTGCTCATGATGACCTCACGTGACACAGTTGAAGACGAACCTGCCGGGGTGGCGCGAGTTGCGCAAGGCACGACGGATCGCGCCGGGTGGCCCAGTGATCGAGGCACGGCAAGACTGTTCGATGCCAGCAGGGCCTTGTTCCTGCTGGGTCTTCCAGAGCACCTTCAGTTCCAGCGTACCGGCCCGCTCCAGGTGCCGGACGACCTGGCCCCAGTTGAGCTGATTGGGATGACTGGCAAACAGGACTTCGCGGTACTGGTGCGTGCCAGCGGCGATCTCGAACGTCTGCGCTATCGTCAGCGGATCGGCGGAGAGCCACGAACCGCCTTGCCCCGGCACTTGACGCACGAAATACAGCCAGGGCAGCGTTACCGTATGGTCTCCGGCCGTCAGGCGCAGCACGGCGCCGCGCACTGCCGCTGGATGGGCCTGGCTGAAACGCGACGTGGCAACCACATCGACAGGGACCGTCACGGCCACCGCGGCCGATGCCTGCAAGCGTGCGTCTCCCGGTGGTTCCATACTGCGGATATCGAACAACTCCAGCTTGCCGATCGTGATTTCCGCTGCCGCCCGCCGCTCCAGCGAACCCACGATTGCCGGCAACGTGAACCAGACGAGTGCGAAGATCCCGCAGCCCCCGGCGGCCCGGATGGTCCAGCCGGGCGCCGTGCCTTCGAATTCAAGCAGGCCCGCCAGCGATGCCATCAGCACGGCAAAGGCCAGCGCCATCAGAGCTTTCAGGTAGGTCTGCGAGGTGGACGACAGCACCGGATCCGTCCAGCCTAGCCACAGCAGGATCGCGACCACGACGGTGGATACGACGAGCCGGACGACGCGCTCGGCATGATCGAGAATCGTGTCGAATGCGTCGTTGGGGCGACGACGATGCGGGTGCCTGAGTGCCATAGGTCCTCGCAGAGGAAAGGTACAAGCGGGCGCGGCAGGGATAAGCAAGAGACGCTATTTCCTTGCAAGCGACATCGCAGGTTAGCACTACAGACATCGAAAGAAAACCTGGACAATGGCAGGCGTCGTCCTGGCTCAGATTTTTTCGCCCGGGCCCAAGGTCAGCACATCGAACCCGGTTTCCGTCACGGTCACCATGTGCTCCCACTGCGCGGACAGCGAACGGTCCGCCGTCACGACCGTCCAGCCATCCGGCAGCGCGCGGGTCTGGTGCTTGCCGGCGTTGATCATCGGCTCGATCGTGAAGATCATCCCCGGCTGCAGCACCATGCCCGTGCCGGGGC from Pseudoduganella armeniaca includes the following:
- a CDS encoding YbhB/YbcL family Raf kinase inhibitor-like protein gives rise to the protein MKPSFWYGAIAALLALPASAFDLHSRDVRDGGTLTTQQVYQGFGCEGGNRAPQLTWAKAPVGTKSFAVTVYDPDAPTGSGWWHWVAYDIPATVTTIDGGAVPAGARQGRNDYGTKAFGGACPPLGDKPHRYIFTVHALKVDKLEVPEEASAALIGYMINANRLGKATLTAKYGR
- a CDS encoding helix-turn-helix transcriptional regulator; this translates as MDATADPALLPAWLTAGIAAYPHCLIAAPQRYSLRALDIDQPALIIPLQGRKAVAEPQLSTQIGPGHYLMVHRALRATVQNIPEHGDYRAWCIPFSWRLIDLARELLAVHAPPPAPGPNHSSGMVDILYPELQHVLAALARPDDPCAWDHALLGVLLALHRAGDDQFRLAHDLSVAARVRLLVAAAPARPWTSADVEAQLHMSGATLRRRLAEEQTSLRVVVRDARLHHGLALLQTTQRPLKAVAAACGYESVPSFARQFSARFGVPPAVISPSAR